In Finegoldia magna ATCC 53516, a genomic segment contains:
- a CDS encoding ECF transporter S component, which produces MNTRKITTAAIFIALTTFFTMVIKIPVSPAMGYVNLGDFIILLSTVAFGPVIGMIAAAFGSSLADLLLGYAAFAPFTFVVKGLMALVMGLFLKKINNQKTSTVLTSGVICELVMVVGYYFTSVILYGNKTAIATILPNSVQAAVNFVIFALIWKRFLKITESILKD; this is translated from the coding sequence ATGAACACTAGAAAAATAACTACAGCTGCGATTTTCATCGCACTTACAACGTTTTTTACAATGGTAATCAAAATTCCTGTGTCACCTGCGATGGGTTACGTTAATCTTGGAGACTTCATTATATTATTATCCACTGTCGCATTTGGACCAGTTATCGGAATGATTGCCGCTGCGTTTGGCTCAAGCTTGGCAGATTTGTTGCTTGGGTATGCAGCGTTTGCCCCGTTTACATTCGTAGTCAAAGGTTTAATGGCGCTTGTAATGGGATTGTTCTTGAAAAAAATCAACAATCAAAAAACATCCACAGTTCTAACTTCGGGAGTTATCTGTGAATTGGTGATGGTTGTGGGATATTACTTCACATCTGTAATTCTTTACGGAAACAAAACGGCAATCGCTACAATTCTTCCAAACTCAGTCCAAGCCGCAGTGAATTTTGTGATATTTGCTCTTATTTGGAAGAGATTTTTGAAAATAACTGAATCTATATTGAAAGACTAG
- a CDS encoding ABC transporter ATP-binding protein, whose product MENKALLEVKNLKKYFQTKRGMLHAVDDINISIKKGETLGLVGESGCGKSTAGRAILRLHEPTSGEILLNGENVLKYKTRSEINKMRQEMQIVFQDPYSSLNPRMNTFELISDPLIVNKITKNQDELENRVYEMMEIVGLEERLAGSYPHELDGGRRQRIGIARALILRPQFIVLDEPVSALDVSIQAQILNLMDELQDRLSLTYLFISHDLSVVKHISDRIAVMYLGKIVELTDYKRIFSDPLHPYTKALLSAIPIPKYGLKRERIILKGDVPSPIDPPEGCRFCGRCPYKMDICEKKTPELTEIDDNHFVACHLYNK is encoded by the coding sequence ATGGAAAATAAAGCATTATTAGAAGTAAAAAATCTAAAAAAATATTTTCAAACAAAAAGAGGAATGCTCCACGCAGTTGATGATATAAATATCAGTATAAAAAAAGGAGAGACATTGGGTCTCGTTGGAGAATCTGGTTGCGGGAAATCTACTGCCGGAAGGGCAATTTTAAGACTTCACGAACCGACATCAGGAGAAATCCTTTTAAACGGTGAGAATGTATTAAAATATAAAACTAGGTCTGAAATTAATAAAATGAGACAGGAAATGCAAATCGTATTTCAAGATCCATATTCTTCATTGAATCCTAGAATGAATACATTTGAACTTATTTCAGATCCACTAATAGTTAATAAAATCACTAAAAACCAAGATGAATTAGAAAATAGAGTTTATGAAATGATGGAAATAGTAGGATTAGAAGAAAGACTAGCAGGATCTTACCCTCATGAATTAGACGGAGGAAGAAGACAAAGAATAGGGATAGCGAGAGCACTTATACTTAGACCTCAGTTTATCGTTTTAGATGAGCCGGTTAGTGCACTCGATGTAAGTATACAAGCCCAAATTTTGAATTTAATGGATGAACTACAAGATAGATTGTCTTTAACATATTTATTTATCTCTCATGATTTAAGCGTTGTTAAACACATTTCAGACAGAATAGCTGTAATGTATTTGGGTAAAATTGTTGAATTGACTGATTATAAGAGAATATTTAGTGATCCATTACATCCGTACACAAAAGCATTGTTATCTGCGATACCTATTCCAAAATATGGATTAAAAAGAGAAAGAATTATACTAAAAGGAGATGTTCCAAGTCCAATAGATCCTCCAGAAGGGTGCAGATTCTGTGGAAGATGTCCTTATAAAATGGATATATGTGAGAAAAAAACACCAGAGCTTACCGAAATAGACGATAATCATTTCGTAGCGTGTCATCTTTATAATAAGTAA
- a CDS encoding ABC transporter ATP-binding protein produces MEKLLDIKNLSVEFDTDSGLVKAVNNLNLSVDKAQTLGFVGETGAGKTTTALAIMKLIQSPPGKITSGEIFFEGNDLLKVKEKDMFHIRGNQISMIFQDPMTSLNPIITVGDQIREVIGLHEKLTKEEITKKTEEMLELVGIRKERINDYPHQFSGGMKQRIVIAMALACNPKLLIADEPTTALDVTIQAQVMELMKSLKEKYNTSMILITHDLGVVAEICDVVSVVYAGTIVETGSVKSIFTNPKHPYTIGLFNSIPSLDEDVEKLKVIPGFTPDPSDLPNGCCFHPRCAHCMEKCKGKIPPMYEVEEGHFVACYLCEDKLGEEDGK; encoded by the coding sequence ATGGAAAAATTACTAGACATAAAAAATTTAAGCGTAGAATTCGATACAGATTCAGGATTGGTAAAAGCGGTTAACAATCTTAATTTATCAGTAGATAAAGCACAAACATTGGGGTTTGTAGGTGAAACGGGAGCAGGAAAAACTACTACTGCTCTTGCAATTATGAAATTAATTCAATCTCCACCGGGGAAAATAACTTCAGGTGAAATATTCTTCGAAGGTAATGATTTATTAAAAGTTAAAGAAAAAGATATGTTTCATATTAGAGGGAATCAAATATCTATGATATTTCAAGATCCTATGACTTCATTGAACCCTATAATAACTGTTGGAGATCAGATTAGAGAAGTTATTGGACTTCATGAAAAATTAACTAAAGAAGAAATCACAAAGAAAACTGAAGAAATGTTGGAATTAGTTGGTATCAGAAAAGAAAGAATTAACGATTATCCACATCAATTCAGTGGGGGAATGAAGCAAAGAATCGTAATAGCTATGGCATTAGCTTGTAACCCTAAATTACTTATAGCAGATGAACCAACAACAGCGTTGGATGTTACTATACAAGCTCAAGTTATGGAACTTATGAAAAGTCTTAAAGAAAAATACAATACATCAATGATTTTAATTACACACGATTTAGGTGTAGTTGCAGAAATATGTGATGTAGTATCAGTAGTATACGCAGGAACTATTGTGGAAACTGGTTCAGTAAAATCTATTTTTACTAATCCTAAGCATCCATATACAATTGGGCTATTTAATTCAATCCCTTCACTTGATGAGGATGTTGAAAAATTAAAAGTAATACCTGGATTTACTCCTGATCCATCAGACTTACCTAATGGATGTTGTTTCCATCCAAGATGCGCTCATTGCATGGAAAAATGTAAGGGTAAAATTCCTCCAATGTATGAGGTAGAGGAAGGACATTTTGTTGCTTGCTATTTGTGTGAAGATAAATTAGGAGAAGAAGATGGAAAATAA
- a CDS encoding ABC transporter permease: protein MEKNLNNNLSNNSENTTKQNRTKRGRFKKLKDIWKRMKRNHLAMVGLFIIIALIFVAIFADKIAPYGFSEQNLKNQFAPPNSKNLFGTDDLGRDIFSRVVYGSRISLKVGFISVGIALVLGTAIGAVTGYFGGKIDNFFMRFIDILQSIPDILLAIAILAALGPGLANLMIAVGIASIPGYARIVRSSVLSIRDQEFVEAARAEGSSNFRIIFKHILPNCMAPIIVQATLGVAYAIINAAGLSFIGLGLEPPTPEWGAMLSAGRSFIRDHMHMTLFPGLAIVITIFALNVLGDGLRDALDPKLKR from the coding sequence ATGGAAAAGAATTTAAATAACAATCTTAGTAATAATTCAGAAAATACAACTAAGCAAAATAGAACTAAAAGAGGTAGATTCAAAAAATTAAAAGATATCTGGAAAAGGATGAAGAGAAACCATCTTGCAATGGTTGGTTTATTTATCATAATAGCGCTAATATTTGTAGCGATTTTTGCAGATAAGATTGCACCTTACGGATTTTCTGAACAAAATTTGAAAAATCAATTTGCACCTCCAAATTCAAAGAATTTATTTGGGACTGATGACTTAGGTAGAGATATCTTCAGTAGAGTTGTTTATGGTTCAAGAATATCCTTAAAAGTAGGTTTCATATCAGTTGGAATTGCGCTCGTACTAGGAACAGCAATAGGTGCTGTTACAGGATATTTTGGCGGAAAAATCGATAACTTTTTCATGAGATTTATCGATATTCTTCAATCTATTCCAGATATTTTGTTGGCCATAGCTATATTAGCAGCCTTAGGACCAGGACTTGCAAATTTAATGATAGCAGTAGGTATTGCTTCTATTCCTGGATATGCTCGTATAGTTAGAAGTTCTGTACTATCAATAAGAGATCAAGAATTTGTAGAAGCCGCAAGAGCCGAAGGATCATCAAATTTCAGAATAATTTTTAAGCACATTCTGCCTAACTGTATGGCACCCATCATTGTACAAGCTACTCTTGGTGTTGCCTATGCGATTATTAATGCTGCAGGATTGAGCTTTATTGGGCTAGGCTTGGAACCTCCAACACCGGAATGGGGAGCTATGCTTTCAGCTGGAAGATCATTTATCAGAGACCATATGCATATGACGTTATTCCCGGGATTAGCTATCGTTATAACAATATTTGCGTTGAATGTATTGGGTGATGGCTTAAGAGATGCCTTGGATCCGAAATTAAAGAGATAG
- a CDS encoding ABC transporter permease: MIKYVIKRIFYLIPVVIGVSFIVFSLLYITPGDPARNALGPSASEQAVKQLRVEMGLEDPFIQQYSRYLKNLVTKFDLGKSYITKSPVTKEVMSRASATFRLAVLAITFAVILGIPIGIISAIKQYSIFDNITMIFALIGISMPVFWLGLLLIMLFSVKLGWLPSSGFTTAKQMILPAIALGSQSVSVITRMTRSSMLEVIRMDYIRTARAKGQRENKVIWRHALGNALIPIITIIGIQFGQLMGGALMTEVIFSIPGIGRLMVDSIKMRDAPMVLGCVLFVAITFSIVNLIVDLLYTFVDPRIKTKYV; the protein is encoded by the coding sequence ATGATTAAATACGTTATAAAAAGAATATTTTATTTGATTCCGGTTGTAATAGGGGTAAGTTTTATAGTCTTTTCACTTTTATATATAACTCCTGGGGATCCAGCTAGAAACGCACTTGGTCCAAGTGCATCAGAACAGGCTGTTAAACAACTCAGAGTTGAAATGGGACTTGAAGACCCTTTTATACAACAATATTCTAGGTACTTAAAAAACTTAGTTACTAAGTTTGATTTAGGTAAATCATATATTACCAAATCTCCTGTTACTAAAGAAGTAATGAGCAGAGCATCAGCTACTTTTAGATTAGCAGTATTGGCGATTACATTTGCTGTAATTTTAGGAATACCAATAGGAATTATTTCAGCTATCAAACAATATTCAATATTTGATAACATAACTATGATATTTGCACTAATAGGTATTTCAATGCCGGTATTTTGGTTAGGGCTATTGCTTATAATGTTATTCTCTGTTAAGTTGGGTTGGCTTCCATCATCTGGATTTACAACGGCTAAACAAATGATATTACCAGCAATTGCACTTGGTTCACAATCGGTATCGGTAATTACGAGAATGACTAGATCTTCAATGCTTGAAGTAATAAGAATGGATTATATAAGAACAGCAAGAGCAAAAGGTCAAAGAGAAAATAAAGTTATATGGCGACATGCACTTGGAAATGCATTGATACCTATTATAACAATAATTGGTATACAATTTGGTCAATTAATGGGTGGGGCGTTAATGACAGAAGTTATTTTCTCAATACCTGGTATAGGAAGACTAATGGTAGATTCTATTAAGATGAGAGATGCTCCTATGGTATTAGGATGTGTGCTATTTGTCGCAATTACATTTAGTATTGTAAATTTAATAGTAGACTTACTTTACACATTCGTCGATCCAAGAATTAAAACTAAGTACGTATAG
- a CDS encoding ABC transporter substrate-binding protein — protein MKSKLSLLLAIIICITAFSGCSNNGNDAGDKETLTVATSGDAISLDPVSTNDNQSSNVMSQIYEGLVEIGEDNKPKPLLAEKIDQKDDVTYTIHLKKNVKFHNGEEMKANDVVFSLKRAVDAPNVKHLFNSIDKENVKAIDDYTVEMKLKEPYAGIIYSLCHPGAFICNEKAVKEGGDNYKMNPVGTGSVKFVSWIKADSVVMERFDDYHGEKTQYKTLKFRVIPEPTNRLVELESGGVDISYDIAPNDISKVTENTNLKLVRGQDYGTTYLGFNCQKKPFDNPKVREAISYAVDMEGIIKAVFLGVGKTATSPMPQTLKFSVADQIKPKTRDVNKAKQLLKEAEFEKGFKTSLSTNEKKERIDMATAIKEQLAEVGIDCSINVLEWSAFNDLLKNGKQDMFEIAWIADTPDPDSFMFPCFHSSAAGEGGNYCYLKDQEMDKLLEDAKKENDEAKRAELYKKAQQHAIDISAWVPEYNGELLVGHKKEIQNFKVSPFGWYKLQLVKKAE, from the coding sequence ATGAAAAGTAAACTAAGCTTATTGCTTGCAATCATTATTTGCATTACAGCCTTTAGCGGATGCTCAAATAACGGTAATGATGCTGGCGATAAAGAAACACTAACAGTTGCTACGAGTGGAGATGCGATTTCACTTGATCCAGTATCCACAAACGACAACCAATCTAGTAATGTTATGTCTCAAATTTATGAAGGATTGGTAGAAATTGGAGAAGACAACAAACCAAAACCATTGTTGGCAGAAAAGATTGATCAAAAAGATGATGTTACATATACAATTCATCTTAAGAAAAATGTAAAATTCCACAATGGAGAAGAAATGAAGGCAAATGATGTAGTTTTCAGTTTGAAAAGGGCTGTTGATGCACCGAATGTAAAGCATTTGTTTAACAGTATTGATAAGGAAAATGTAAAAGCAATTGATGACTACACAGTTGAAATGAAATTGAAAGAACCATATGCTGGTATTATTTACTCGTTATGTCACCCAGGTGCATTTATTTGCAACGAAAAAGCTGTTAAAGAAGGCGGAGACAATTATAAAATGAATCCTGTAGGAACAGGATCTGTTAAATTTGTTTCTTGGATAAAAGCAGACAGTGTAGTAATGGAAAGATTTGATGATTACCACGGTGAAAAAACACAATATAAAACATTGAAATTTAGAGTAATTCCAGAACCTACTAACAGACTTGTAGAATTAGAATCTGGCGGCGTAGATATATCTTATGATATAGCTCCAAATGATATTTCTAAAGTAACAGAAAATACTAATCTAAAATTAGTTAGAGGACAAGATTATGGTACAACTTATTTAGGATTTAACTGTCAAAAGAAACCATTTGATAATCCAAAGGTTAGAGAAGCTATTTCTTATGCTGTGGATATGGAAGGAATAATTAAGGCGGTATTCTTAGGAGTTGGTAAAACTGCAACAAGTCCAATGCCACAAACTTTGAAGTTCTCGGTTGCAGATCAAATTAAACCAAAAACTAGAGATGTAAATAAAGCAAAACAATTATTAAAAGAAGCTGAATTTGAAAAAGGGTTCAAAACAAGTCTTTCTACTAATGAAAAGAAAGAGAGAATTGATATGGCGACAGCAATTAAAGAACAATTAGCTGAAGTAGGAATTGATTGCTCAATAAATGTTCTTGAATGGTCTGCATTTAATGATTTATTGAAAAATGGAAAACAAGATATGTTTGAAATTGCATGGATTGCAGATACTCCAGACCCTGATAGTTTCATGTTCCCATGCTTCCATTCATCAGCAGCTGGTGAAGGTGGTAACTACTGTTATCTAAAAGACCAAGAAATGGATAAACTATTAGAAGATGCTAAGAAAGAAAATGATGAAGCAAAAAGAGCTGAATTATACAAAAAAGCTCAACAACATGCAATTGATATTTCTGCTTGGGTTCCAGAATACAACGGAGAACTTCTAGTAGGACATAAAAAAGAAATTCAAAATTTCAAAGTATCTCCATTTGGATGGTATAAATTGCAATTAGTTAAAAAAGCAGAGTAA
- a CDS encoding phosphatase PAP2 family protein encodes MKNIKRIYDKNPLKFILEVYAVYLVWFFAMEKIPNRNYHIVYSKLDDYIPFYKPAILMYSSWFLMLVIPFVYLLKRKSYDNMYNIIIPMFLAMYISLIIYVIYPTALDIRVTDITGNDICAWIIKGIHKIDPPNNVCPSIHVSTTVIIDNQFRKILKNNGKLKVLFVLWDVGICVSTMLVKQHSIIDVICGIILAHAILFVFNKKQKFINHVL; translated from the coding sequence ATGAAAAACATTAAACGAATTTACGATAAAAACCCACTCAAATTCATACTTGAAGTTTACGCAGTGTATTTGGTGTGGTTTTTTGCAATGGAAAAAATACCCAATAGAAATTATCACATAGTATATTCGAAACTGGACGATTACATTCCTTTTTATAAACCAGCGATACTTATGTATTCGTCGTGGTTTTTGATGTTGGTTATACCATTTGTGTATCTATTAAAGAGAAAATCATACGATAATATGTACAACATAATCATTCCGATGTTTTTGGCGATGTACATATCTTTGATAATTTATGTGATATATCCGACAGCACTAGACATCAGAGTGACAGACATCACTGGAAATGATATTTGTGCGTGGATAATAAAAGGAATTCACAAGATAGACCCGCCGAATAACGTGTGCCCAAGCATTCACGTATCGACAACCGTGATAATCGACAATCAATTCAGAAAAATACTGAAAAATAACGGAAAACTCAAGGTATTGTTCGTGTTGTGGGACGTTGGAATCTGCGTAAGCACAATGCTTGTCAAACAACACAGCATCATCGATGTGATATGTGGAATTATCCTCGCACACGCTATACTTTTCGTATTCAACAAAAAACAAAAATTTATTAATCATGTTTTGTAA
- a CDS encoding cation diffusion facilitator family transporter: MIDFLIQKFVKNYEDTQSFTTRRSYGNLSSAVGLFINLFLFSTKLIIGLLTNSIAIMADAINNLSDCFSIILMVLSFSMSTKPADEKHPYGHSRLEYIFSSLITILVIYIGVKLVVASFKKIIHPEIITFNIYSLIVLIVAIVAKFWLSKFYYKISKKIDSDLLMATSVDSKSDCISTSIVLISVVVFKLTHLNIDAYIGLLGGVIIIKNGYEMITDTVDKLLGTGASRKFEREIIDFITSYDGIYGAHDLRVHDYGPGHIFITVDVEVNSSEEFIKLHSLADQIERDLIEKKGVYSTIHMDPLAVNNPKVQNLHEIVEKIITDVNDKWILNDFRICPKKEGDEMIFDIRVDIDEKMEDKEIVDIVKGKILSQITDYKPIIAITRGYQRRNFY; the protein is encoded by the coding sequence ATGATAGATTTTTTGATTCAAAAATTTGTTAAAAATTACGAAGACACGCAAAGCTTCACGACGCGTAGATCATACGGGAATTTGAGCAGTGCTGTGGGATTGTTCATTAACTTATTTTTGTTTTCTACTAAACTAATAATAGGATTACTCACTAATTCCATAGCGATAATGGCTGATGCTATCAACAATTTATCGGATTGTTTCAGTATTATTCTGATGGTTTTAAGCTTTAGTATGAGCACTAAACCCGCCGATGAAAAACATCCGTACGGTCATTCACGATTGGAGTACATCTTCTCGTCATTGATTACGATTTTGGTCATTTACATCGGGGTGAAATTGGTCGTCGCATCATTCAAGAAGATTATTCATCCGGAAATCATCACATTCAACATATATTCGTTGATTGTCCTAATAGTGGCGATTGTGGCGAAGTTCTGGCTAAGCAAATTTTACTACAAAATTTCCAAGAAAATCGACTCGGATTTGTTGATGGCAACATCTGTGGATTCAAAAAGCGACTGTATATCCACATCCATCGTACTTATATCTGTCGTAGTATTCAAATTGACGCACCTTAACATCGACGCATACATCGGACTTTTGGGTGGTGTTATCATCATCAAAAACGGATACGAAATGATAACTGACACTGTGGATAAACTTTTAGGAACAGGTGCATCTAGAAAATTCGAGCGTGAAATCATTGATTTCATCACATCATACGACGGTATTTACGGAGCACACGATTTGAGAGTTCACGATTACGGTCCAGGTCACATATTCATAACTGTGGATGTGGAAGTGAACAGCTCCGAAGAATTCATCAAACTTCACTCGTTGGCAGACCAAATCGAGAGAGATTTGATAGAAAAAAAGGGCGTGTATTCGACGATTCACATGGATCCGTTGGCAGTAAACAATCCGAAAGTTCAAAACTTGCACGAAATTGTCGAGAAAATCATCACCGATGTTAACGATAAATGGATATTGAACGATTTTAGGATTTGTCCGAAAAAAGAAGGCGATGAGATGATTTTTGACATCAGAGTAGATATAGATGAGAAAATGGAAGACAAGGAAATAGTCGATATTGTGAAAGGCAAAATCCTATCGCAAATCACTGACTACAAGCCAATCATAGCGATTACAAGAGGATATCAAAGAAGAAACTTTTATTAA
- a CDS encoding potassium/proton antiporter, with amino-acid sequence MYILIVAIVLLLALLAVKFSNKYGIPSFLLFIILGISFNFFGKDFNNYRFVDEFSSVALLIIMFYGGFGTNLKMAKPVTTQGVIMASAGVVLTSVLTGAFCYFVLKISFVESMLLGSVVGSTDFASVSSILRSKNLNLKYSTASMLEIESGSNDPTAYTMTMIFLSILMGSKTSVFKLILLQVGIGLLIGFLMAKLTEKLIFKIDFSQDGLFTVLIISCALLTFAISKNLGGNAFLSVYVLGIMIGNLEYYRKKEVVFFFDGFSGIMQIGLFFLLGLLADPKSIVKAVPVAFLVMVFITIIARPLASILLLKPFGYKKNQLIVISAAGFRGAAAIAFAIMVINSNAKLSVDLFHIIFVICLLSCLIQGSLFPIICKKTDMIDPDDTVLKTFNYYSSKSDVGFIETKINEHSELVGKKVSEIGLHFDIIVAKIIRDNKLVVPRGDTVICVDDTVVIGGKSYFDPTGYGLVEITISDKNNWNGKKLKDIDMIDTELVVMIQSKNGEIIVPSGNVTLNVGDKLIILKETVRL; translated from the coding sequence ATGTATATTTTAATCGTGGCAATTGTGCTTTTGTTGGCGCTTTTGGCTGTTAAATTTTCAAATAAATACGGTATTCCGTCGTTTTTATTGTTTATTATTTTGGGAATATCGTTTAATTTTTTTGGGAAAGATTTCAATAATTACAGGTTTGTGGACGAATTTTCAAGCGTCGCGCTTTTGATTATTATGTTTTACGGTGGTTTCGGTACAAATTTGAAAATGGCAAAACCAGTGACAACACAGGGAGTTATCATGGCAAGTGCAGGTGTTGTGTTGACATCTGTTCTTACGGGAGCTTTCTGTTATTTTGTACTTAAAATCAGTTTCGTGGAATCCATGCTTTTGGGATCCGTTGTAGGTTCCACGGATTTTGCTTCGGTGAGTTCGATTTTACGAAGCAAGAATTTGAATCTCAAATATTCCACTGCATCAATGCTTGAGATTGAAAGTGGTTCCAATGACCCGACAGCTTACACTATGACTATGATTTTCTTGTCGATTTTGATGGGGTCTAAGACTTCTGTGTTCAAACTGATTTTGCTTCAAGTTGGTATCGGGCTGTTGATTGGTTTTTTGATGGCGAAATTGACCGAAAAATTGATTTTCAAGATAGATTTCTCACAAGACGGTCTGTTTACTGTTCTGATTATTTCCTGTGCACTTCTAACCTTTGCGATTAGCAAGAATTTGGGAGGAAATGCGTTCTTGTCAGTGTATGTTTTGGGAATTATGATTGGGAATTTGGAATATTATAGGAAGAAAGAGGTTGTGTTCTTCTTCGACGGTTTTTCGGGAATAATGCAGATTGGTTTGTTCTTTTTGCTGGGACTTTTGGCAGATCCTAAAAGCATCGTGAAGGCTGTTCCTGTGGCTTTCTTGGTGATGGTTTTCATCACAATTATTGCGAGACCATTGGCAAGTATTTTGCTTTTGAAACCATTTGGCTACAAGAAAAATCAGCTCATCGTAATTTCTGCGGCGGGTTTTAGAGGAGCGGCTGCGATTGCGTTTGCGATTATGGTTATAAATAGTAACGCAAAGTTATCTGTGGATTTGTTCCACATAATTTTCGTGATTTGTCTGTTGTCTTGTTTAATTCAAGGATCACTTTTCCCGATTATTTGTAAGAAAACTGATATGATTGATCCTGACGATACTGTTCTTAAAACTTTCAATTATTACAGTTCTAAAAGCGATGTTGGTTTTATCGAAACTAAAATAAATGAGCACAGTGAACTTGTAGGAAAAAAGGTTAGCGAGATTGGGCTTCACTTCGATATAATTGTTGCAAAAATTATAAGAGATAACAAACTTGTAGTTCCACGTGGTGATACTGTGATTTGTGTAGATGACACTGTTGTAATTGGCGGTAAATCTTATTTTGATCCTACAGGTTACGGTTTGGTTGAAATCACAATTAGCGACAAAAACAACTGGAATGGCAAGAAGTTAAAGGATATCGATATGATTGACACAGAACTTGTGGTTATGATTCAATCAAAGAACGGCGAAATCATCGTTCCTTCGGGCAATGTTACGCTTAATGTTGGGGATAAGTTGATTATTCTAAAAGAAACGGTAAGATTGTAA
- a CDS encoding rhodanese-like domain-containing protein: MKKFIKALTLFAMILILATGCQKAAPGAAKGPGTAKDGNEQKIETASMKLVKAVNKGGYELVSTEDLNSWIDQKKDMVIVDTMPAKSFDKNRIPGAVNAELPMKADELKPEQKEAFLKALGEDKNKTVVVYCGFVGCARSDIGAVIAKEAGFTNVYRHPGGIVAWMDAGYKIEGSAAK; the protein is encoded by the coding sequence ATGAAGAAATTCATTAAAGCTTTGACATTGTTTGCCATGATTTTGATTTTGGCAACTGGTTGCCAAAAAGCTGCTCCTGGAGCTGCAAAAGGTCCTGGAACTGCAAAAGACGGTAACGAACAAAAAATTGAAACTGCAAGTATGAAACTTGTAAAAGCTGTTAACAAGGGTGGTTATGAACTTGTATCTACAGAAGATTTGAATTCATGGATTGACCAAAAGAAAGACATGGTTATAGTGGACACTATGCCTGCTAAATCTTTTGACAAAAACAGAATTCCTGGCGCTGTAAATGCTGAATTGCCTATGAAAGCAGACGAATTGAAACCAGAACAAAAAGAAGCTTTCTTGAAAGCTTTGGGCGAAGACAAAAACAAAACTGTTGTTGTATACTGTGGTTTTGTTGGTTGTGCTAGAAGTGATATCGGCGCAGTTATCGCAAAAGAAGCTGGATTTACAAATGTATATCGTCACCCAGGCGGAATTGTTGCTTGGATGGATGCAGGATATAAAATCGAAGGTTCTGCAGCTAAATAA